A region from the Stutzerimonas stutzeri genome encodes:
- a CDS encoding helix-turn-helix domain-containing protein — translation MSHSGSNQDRGPALVYVSSRRYIYLGRTQLRIRDLHSAASSLLVCLEGSVRFQVPGDDHWTRAKSILIPAGTRISIENQGGVISACYLDATKPDFQVLRRRMASIMSGVYYNLVGENLFAENLVRLRHDAPDFAEAQRRMEALIHDSSNASMATTDPRITYVIERLRDTASLNISVSALASEVGLSESGLIRLFSLHVGTPLRRHRLWYRLIEFVTLTLSGVPTASAIKQAGFTDASHLSRCYSGFFGVNLSYAFSKSVNARYIVEKPLARLRHPSR, via the coding sequence ATGAGCCATTCGGGTTCCAACCAAGATCGAGGGCCTGCGCTGGTCTATGTTTCAAGCAGGCGCTATATCTACCTCGGGCGCACCCAGTTGCGCATCAGGGATTTGCATTCGGCCGCTTCGTCATTATTGGTTTGTCTTGAAGGGTCTGTGAGATTTCAGGTACCGGGCGACGACCACTGGACAAGGGCCAAGAGCATTCTCATTCCGGCGGGTACCCGGATCAGCATAGAGAACCAGGGAGGCGTGATATCGGCCTGTTACCTGGACGCAACGAAGCCGGACTTTCAGGTGTTGAGGCGCCGAATGGCATCGATCATGTCAGGGGTTTACTACAACCTCGTGGGCGAGAACCTTTTCGCGGAAAATCTCGTTCGGCTGCGCCATGACGCGCCGGATTTCGCCGAGGCCCAGCGTCGCATGGAGGCGCTGATCCATGACAGTTCAAACGCCAGCATGGCAACCACCGATCCTCGGATCACCTACGTAATCGAGCGGCTCAGGGATACCGCCTCACTGAATATTTCGGTCAGCGCGCTGGCAAGCGAGGTCGGCCTGTCGGAATCGGGTTTGATACGGCTGTTCAGCCTGCACGTCGGAACGCCACTGCGCAGGCATCGCCTGTGGTACAGGCTGATCGAGTTCGTCACGTTGACGCTGTCTGGTGTGCCCACCGCCTCGGCAATCAAGCAGGCGGGCTTTACCGACGCCTCGCATCTGTCTCGGTGCTATAGCGGTTTCTTCGGAGTCAACCTGTCCTATGCCTTCTCGAAAAGCGTCAACGCCAGATATATCGTCGAAAAGCCCCTCGCACGGCTGCGCCATCCCTCCCGTTAG
- a CDS encoding GGDEF domain-containing protein translates to MKSLLKLHTLTLLGLAFVANLGLQVYLATGQIKPWAEINWTDVAGEGGSAVLALAWLIMLLHSRPAGRVTRLLALGLACVFFSWWMDTLDEFIKLPELAIWDNWLETAPMPVGLVLLTLGIYHLNQEQRAISQQMSKREKGFREHRLFDKLTPLGAAEYLRQQVQQALGHAQAEQQPLSLVVVDLDDFSAINQRYGQAEGDAILQAMAQLLLLNLRRQDLLCRLAGDRFVAVLPNTGETQARLIAAELQHAVASLAHKTAQHGERVQLRASTGTVMAFDEDAEQLLKRLNLNLAKTKQQLPRCA, encoded by the coding sequence ATGAAATCCCTGCTCAAGCTCCACACCCTCACCCTGCTCGGCCTCGCCTTCGTCGCCAACCTCGGCCTGCAGGTCTACCTGGCCACCGGCCAGATCAAGCCCTGGGCCGAGATCAACTGGACGGATGTCGCCGGCGAAGGCGGCTCAGCCGTGCTCGCGCTGGCCTGGCTGATCATGCTGCTGCACAGCCGCCCGGCCGGTCGGGTGACCCGGCTACTCGCGCTGGGGCTGGCGTGCGTGTTCTTTTCCTGGTGGATGGACACGCTGGACGAATTCATCAAGCTGCCGGAACTGGCGATCTGGGACAACTGGCTGGAGACCGCACCGATGCCCGTCGGCCTGGTGCTGTTGACCCTCGGCATCTACCACCTCAATCAGGAGCAACGCGCCATCAGCCAGCAGATGAGCAAACGTGAGAAAGGCTTTCGCGAGCACCGCCTGTTCGACAAGCTCACCCCCTTGGGCGCCGCCGAATACCTGCGCCAGCAGGTGCAGCAGGCGCTCGGTCACGCCCAGGCGGAACAGCAACCGCTATCGCTGGTGGTCGTGGACCTGGATGATTTCAGCGCCATCAACCAGCGCTACGGCCAGGCCGAGGGTGACGCCATCTTGCAGGCCATGGCGCAACTGCTGCTACTCAACCTGCGCCGTCAGGACCTGCTCTGCCGTCTGGCCGGGGATCGCTTCGTCGCGGTATTGCCCAACACCGGCGAGACCCAGGCCCGCTTGATTGCGGCCGAATTGCAGCACGCCGTGGCCAGCCTGGCGCACAAGACAGCGCAGCACGGCGAACGGGTCCAACTGCGGGCCAGCACCGGCACCGTGATGGCCTTCGACGAGGATGCCGAGCAGTTGCTCAAGCGCCTCAACCTGAACCTGGCCAAGACCAAGCAGCAGCTGCCGCGCTGCGCCTGA
- a CDS encoding alpha/beta hydrolase family protein, giving the protein MKIKTSMVRTALLITSLLASAYALSAPGPSAPCTDCARGPNPTVASLKSRSGPFSVAKFSVSGYLKGFGNSTVHYPTNASGRMGAIAVIPGYLSYENSIEWWGPRLASHGFVVMTMNTNTIYDQPDSRATQLSRALDYLIEQSNSRSSPIAGKIDSARLGVIGWSMGGGGSLKLATERSLNAIIPQAPYYAGLNSFSTIKTPTMILACGADVVAPVAAHASPFYNRIPNTTPKAFLEIYGGSHFCANSGYPNEDLLGMYGISWMKRFIDFDRRYDPFLCGPNHEANLAISEYRENCDY; this is encoded by the coding sequence ATGAAGATCAAAACATCGATGGTGAGAACTGCGCTGCTGATCACTTCGCTATTGGCAAGCGCCTACGCGTTATCCGCCCCGGGCCCGTCCGCACCTTGCACCGATTGCGCACGCGGGCCTAATCCGACTGTTGCTTCGCTCAAGAGCCGATCCGGGCCGTTTAGCGTCGCCAAATTCTCGGTGTCCGGCTATCTCAAAGGCTTCGGCAACAGCACCGTGCATTACCCCACCAATGCCAGCGGAAGGATGGGCGCCATCGCCGTGATTCCGGGGTATCTGTCGTACGAGAACAGTATCGAATGGTGGGGGCCGCGTCTGGCGTCCCATGGTTTCGTGGTCATGACCATGAATACCAACACCATCTACGACCAGCCCGATAGCCGCGCCACTCAGCTCAGCCGAGCGCTGGACTACCTCATCGAACAGAGCAACAGTCGCTCCAGTCCGATTGCCGGCAAGATCGACAGCGCGCGCCTGGGCGTCATCGGCTGGTCGATGGGCGGAGGTGGCTCGCTCAAGCTCGCGACCGAACGCTCGCTGAATGCGATCATCCCGCAGGCGCCGTACTACGCTGGGCTCAACAGTTTCAGCACCATCAAGACGCCGACGATGATCCTGGCGTGCGGGGCCGATGTAGTGGCGCCGGTGGCGGCGCATGCCTCGCCGTTCTATAACCGGATCCCTAATACAACCCCGAAAGCCTTTCTTGAGATCTACGGCGGCTCGCATTTCTGCGCCAACTCCGGCTACCCCAATGAAGACCTGCTCGGGATGTATGGCATTTCCTGGATGAAGCGCTTCATCGATTTCGATCGGCGCTACGACCCATTCCTCTGCGGCCCGAACCACGAAGCGAACCTCGCGATTTCCGAATACCGCGAAAACTGCGACTACTGA
- a CDS encoding 2-hydroxyacid dehydrogenase: MRVAVFSSKAYDRLFLDQANEASRHELVYFEPPLTAETAALAAGFRGVCAFVNDRLDQEVLRQLHNGGTELIALRCAGFNNVDLAEAERLGITVARVPAYSPHAVAEHAVALLLSLNRMTYRAYNRVREGNFSLDGLLGFDLYGKTVGVVGIGKIGLIFADIMHGFGCRVLASDPAPDPNAKAFVHYVPLEKLLAEADIISLHCPLTPQTHHLIDAQAIARMKDGVVLINTGRGRVVDTRAVIDALKHGKIGRLGLDVYEEEEQLFFQDLSQRVIADDLFMRLTTFPNVLITGHQAFFTREAMSHIAETTLANISAFEQGSGTLHRISADRLA; encoded by the coding sequence ATGCGCGTCGCGGTATTCAGCAGCAAAGCCTACGATCGCCTTTTTCTCGATCAGGCAAATGAGGCTTCTCGGCACGAGCTGGTCTACTTCGAACCACCGCTGACGGCGGAAACCGCAGCGCTGGCCGCTGGCTTCAGGGGTGTCTGCGCGTTCGTCAATGACCGGCTCGATCAGGAGGTGCTGCGGCAGCTGCACAACGGCGGCACCGAGCTGATCGCGTTGCGCTGCGCCGGTTTCAACAACGTCGACCTGGCCGAAGCCGAACGGCTCGGCATCACCGTGGCGAGGGTCCCGGCTTATTCGCCGCATGCCGTGGCGGAGCATGCGGTGGCCCTGCTGCTGAGCCTCAACCGCATGACCTATCGCGCCTACAACCGGGTGCGTGAGGGCAACTTCTCGCTCGACGGGCTGCTTGGGTTCGATCTGTACGGCAAGACCGTCGGTGTGGTCGGCATCGGGAAGATCGGGCTGATTTTCGCCGACATCATGCACGGCTTCGGTTGCAGGGTGCTGGCCAGCGATCCTGCGCCCGACCCGAATGCCAAGGCGTTCGTGCATTACGTGCCACTGGAAAAGCTGCTGGCCGAAGCGGACATCATCTCGCTGCACTGCCCGCTGACCCCGCAAACCCATCATTTGATCGACGCGCAGGCCATTGCGCGGATGAAGGATGGTGTCGTGCTGATCAATACGGGACGTGGGCGGGTGGTCGACACCAGGGCGGTCATCGACGCGCTGAAACACGGGAAGATCGGCCGGCTGGGGCTGGACGTCTACGAGGAGGAAGAGCAGCTGTTCTTTCAGGACCTGTCGCAGCGCGTGATCGCTGACGATCTGTTCATGCGCCTGACGACCTTTCCCAACGTGTTGATTACCGGCCACCAGGCGTTCTTCACCCGCGAGGCGATGAGCCATATCGCGGAAACCACACTGGCCAACATCAGCGCGTTCGAGCAGGGCAGCGGAACCCTGCATCGGATTTCAGCCGACCGGCTGGCATGA
- the bamC gene encoding outer membrane protein assembly factor BamC, giving the protein MKRLAGLSTLALIISGTSGCGWIWGEDGYFRDRGSDYLQARQVPPMQAPADVRLRPIEPLLPIPQQVADTRASGEYEVPRPQRLVVAEESSDFSLQTSEDARWLVAMRAPSQVWTATRQFFTDNGFQIAEERSQTGEFVTAWQTRDQLAPALVRNLGLGTGETRVRVRIEPGVQRDTSEIYVLSVQRPAGSSADVAWPDEPANAELDRVLLDELQAGLNSSAAQGSSTSLLAERDFDAPSRVTLSEAGSGSPVLQLDTDFNRAWSSVGRALAASDILVEDLDRTLGVYYINLSEGAAKPDEKPGFFSRLFGSTPDREEIEARAERYQVRVTDVGANVQVALDKDLDTVAPADVARRVLTMLKDNLD; this is encoded by the coding sequence ATGAAGCGACTGGCCGGCCTCTCGACCCTAGCCCTGATCATCTCTGGAACCAGCGGTTGTGGCTGGATTTGGGGCGAAGACGGATATTTCCGCGACCGTGGTAGCGACTATCTTCAGGCACGCCAGGTCCCGCCGATGCAAGCGCCGGCCGACGTCAGGTTGCGACCGATCGAACCGCTGCTGCCTATTCCTCAACAGGTAGCCGACACCCGTGCGAGCGGTGAATACGAGGTGCCGCGTCCGCAGCGCTTGGTCGTCGCCGAAGAGAGCAGCGATTTCAGCCTGCAGACATCTGAAGATGCCCGCTGGCTCGTGGCCATGCGTGCTCCTTCCCAGGTCTGGACCGCGACGCGCCAGTTCTTCACCGACAACGGCTTCCAGATCGCCGAAGAGCGCTCACAAACGGGGGAGTTCGTCACCGCCTGGCAGACGCGCGACCAATTGGCTCCGGCATTGGTGCGCAACCTTGGGCTGGGCACAGGCGAAACCCGTGTTCGTGTTCGCATCGAACCCGGGGTGCAGCGTGACACCAGCGAAATCTACGTACTGAGCGTTCAGCGTCCTGCGGGCAGCAGTGCCGATGTCGCCTGGCCCGACGAGCCGGCTAACGCCGAACTTGATCGCGTCTTGCTCGACGAATTGCAGGCGGGCCTGAACAGCAGTGCGGCCCAAGGCAGCTCGACCTCGCTGCTCGCCGAGCGTGACTTTGATGCGCCCAGCCGTGTGACGCTCAGCGAAGCCGGCAGCGGTTCGCCCGTGTTGCAGCTCGATACCGACTTCAACCGCGCCTGGTCGAGCGTTGGCCGAGCCCTGGCTGCCAGCGACATTCTTGTCGAAGACCTCGATCGCACCCTGGGTGTTTACTACATCAACCTGTCGGAAGGGGCGGCGAAGCCGGACGAGAAGCCAGGCTTCTTCTCCAGGCTGTTCGGCTCGACTCCGGATCGCGAGGAAATCGAGGCTCGCGCCGAGCGCTATCAAGTCCGCGTCACCGATGTCGGCGCCAATGTACAGGTAGCCCTCGACAAGGATCTGGATACCGTTGCACCCGCCGACGTAGCGCGGCGCGTGCTGACTATGCTCAAAGACAACCTGGACTGA
- a CDS encoding TonB-dependent receptor, whose amino-acid sequence MSTYRSGIRHAGFRISLLALAVSAGSAWAEEPLVLEHVEVIGQAASIDEALKEQRNSDSVKSVVHADGIGQLPDDNAAEALQRIPGLSVERDQGEGRFVSVRGIAPDLNSVTINGTLVPSPESGRRAVALDVLPSELVQSLSVVKTLTPDMDANSLGGTIEVESLSAFDHDGLFYSLSTEGSYDENVGKTSPKFSGAVSNRFSLGDGVDNFGVAAALSWQERDFGSDNVETGGKWDFEDGARLEEFEQRDYEITRERAGFGLNFDYQPDDVSGYYLRTLYSRFKDTETRNAAGVEFEDAQLAGELGDAEGWRELKSREETQTIQSYVFGGERMMGMWTLSGQVGYSEARERNPGGISSATFEGDFADVGFSSTTKPRLTADPSFYDPASFELDEVEWEESDARDKEKNIRLDLARDYDIQGYASQFKFGGKLSRRDKTNDVDVWAYDDFDDLTLADFRHGTVDYGLGRFGPGISAGALEGLIGGQDASEFRDEEESRIGDFDMSEDINAAYFMNTVDVDKWRIIAGLRYEGTELNAKGTGVRDGEFESVSSNNRYDHWLPGLHARYELTSDTFIRAAWTNTVVRPTFEQLAPGFVIDGDEAEFGNPDLKPLESVNYDLGIEHYMGRAGAVAAYLFYKDIDNFIYNTDLAGTGEWAAYDEALSFENGSSAKLYGLELSYSQKLDWLPAPWNGVLLGANATFSKSDADIEGQGSSRSIDLPNHSDTVGNLMVGWENDVFNMRLAANYKSEYLAEVAGIDDEAHDLYADEQLFLDFKAGYFITPNLQVTLEALNLTDESYFVYTGRSHYNAQYEEYGPTYKLGLTLTHF is encoded by the coding sequence ATGAGCACATACCGCAGCGGCATCCGTCATGCAGGATTCCGCATCAGCCTGCTGGCCCTGGCCGTCAGCGCCGGTTCGGCCTGGGCCGAGGAGCCGCTTGTCCTGGAACACGTCGAAGTGATCGGCCAGGCCGCCAGCATCGACGAGGCATTGAAGGAACAACGCAACTCCGACAGCGTAAAGAGCGTGGTCCACGCCGACGGCATCGGCCAGCTACCGGACGACAACGCCGCCGAGGCCTTGCAGCGCATCCCGGGGCTCTCGGTCGAACGCGACCAGGGTGAGGGCCGCTTCGTCAGCGTGCGCGGCATCGCGCCGGACCTGAACAGCGTCACCATCAACGGCACCCTGGTGCCCTCGCCGGAAAGCGGCCGTCGCGCCGTGGCGCTGGACGTGCTGCCCTCCGAACTGGTGCAGTCGCTCTCAGTGGTCAAGACGCTGACCCCGGACATGGACGCCAACTCCCTCGGCGGCACCATCGAGGTAGAGAGCCTGTCCGCCTTCGACCACGACGGCCTGTTCTACAGCCTCAGCACCGAAGGCAGCTACGACGAGAACGTCGGCAAGACCAGCCCGAAGTTCTCCGGTGCGGTCAGCAACCGCTTCAGTCTCGGTGATGGCGTGGACAACTTCGGTGTCGCCGCCGCCCTGAGCTGGCAGGAACGCGACTTCGGCTCCGACAACGTCGAAACCGGCGGCAAGTGGGATTTCGAGGACGGCGCCCGGCTGGAGGAGTTCGAGCAGCGCGACTACGAGATCACCCGTGAGCGCGCCGGGTTCGGCCTCAACTTCGACTACCAGCCCGATGACGTCAGCGGCTACTACCTGCGCACCCTCTACAGCCGCTTCAAGGACACCGAAACCCGCAATGCGGCCGGCGTCGAGTTCGAAGACGCGCAGCTGGCCGGCGAGCTGGGCGATGCCGAGGGCTGGCGCGAGCTGAAGTCGCGCGAGGAAACCCAGACCATTCAGTCCTACGTCTTCGGCGGCGAGCGGATGATGGGGATGTGGACGCTCAGCGGGCAGGTCGGCTACAGCGAGGCGCGTGAGCGCAACCCGGGCGGCATTTCCAGCGCCACCTTCGAAGGCGACTTCGCCGATGTCGGTTTTTCCAGTACGACCAAACCGCGGCTGACGGCCGATCCGTCCTTTTACGATCCCGCCAGCTTCGAGCTGGACGAGGTGGAGTGGGAAGAGAGCGATGCCCGCGACAAGGAAAAGAACATCCGTCTGGACCTGGCCCGCGACTACGACATCCAGGGCTACGCCTCTCAATTCAAGTTCGGCGGCAAGCTCAGCCGGCGCGACAAGACCAACGACGTCGATGTCTGGGCCTACGATGATTTCGATGATCTGACCCTGGCCGACTTCCGGCACGGCACTGTCGACTACGGCCTCGGCCGCTTTGGCCCGGGCATCAGTGCTGGCGCCCTTGAAGGTCTGATCGGTGGCCAGGACGCGAGCGAATTTCGCGACGAAGAAGAGTCGCGCATCGGTGACTTTGATATGAGCGAGGACATCAACGCCGCCTACTTCATGAACACTGTGGATGTGGACAAGTGGCGCATCATCGCCGGCCTGCGTTACGAAGGCACCGAACTCAACGCCAAGGGTACCGGCGTTCGGGACGGCGAATTCGAATCCGTTTCCAGCAACAACCGCTATGACCACTGGCTGCCGGGGTTGCACGCCCGTTATGAGCTGACGTCCGATACCTTCATCCGGGCTGCGTGGACCAACACCGTGGTACGCCCGACGTTCGAGCAGCTGGCGCCCGGTTTCGTCATCGACGGCGACGAAGCGGAGTTCGGCAACCCCGACCTCAAGCCGCTCGAGTCGGTGAACTACGACCTCGGCATCGAGCATTACATGGGCCGTGCCGGCGCCGTGGCGGCGTACCTGTTCTACAAGGACATCGACAACTTCATCTACAACACCGACCTCGCCGGCACGGGCGAGTGGGCGGCCTATGACGAAGCGTTGAGCTTCGAGAACGGCAGCAGCGCCAAGCTCTACGGCCTCGAGCTGTCCTATTCGCAGAAGCTCGACTGGTTGCCGGCGCCCTGGAACGGCGTGCTGTTGGGCGCCAACGCCACCTTCAGCAAGTCCGACGCGGACATCGAAGGGCAGGGCAGCAGCCGCAGCATCGACCTGCCGAACCACTCCGATACCGTCGGCAACCTGATGGTCGGCTGGGAGAACGACGTCTTCAACATGCGTCTGGCGGCCAACTACAAGTCCGAATACCTGGCCGAAGTCGCTGGCATCGACGACGAAGCCCACGACCTGTACGCCGACGAGCAGCTGTTCCTGGACTTCAAGGCGGGCTACTTCATCACGCCGAACCTGCAGGTGACGCTCGAGGCGCTGAACCTCACTGACGAGTCCTACTTTGTCTACACCGGGCGCAGCCACTACAACGCCCAGTACGAAGAGTACGGCCCGACCTACAAGCTCGGCCTGACCCTGACGCATTTCTGA
- a CDS encoding phosphoribosylaminoimidazolesuccinocarboxamide synthase gives MTTPNALSLKKIYSGKVRDLYEIDDKRMLMVATDRLSAFDVILAEPIPEKGKILTAISNFWFDKLGHLIPNHFTGDKVEDVVPAGELPLVEGRAVVAKRLKPVAVEAIVRGYIVGSGWKEYQKAGTVCGIPLPAGLKEAAKLPQPIFTPSTKAAVGDHDENITFEQCESIIGKALAAQVRDTSIALYTAAVEYAATRGIIIADTKFEFGLDEEGRLTLMDEVLTPDSSRFWPADSYQEGTNPPSFDKQFVRDWLESTGWNKEPPAPPVPADVAQKTADKYREALTRLTA, from the coding sequence ATGACCACCCCCAATGCCCTCAGCCTCAAGAAGATCTACTCCGGCAAGGTTCGTGATCTGTACGAAATCGACGACAAGCGCATGCTCATGGTCGCCACCGATCGCCTCTCGGCGTTCGACGTCATCCTCGCCGAGCCGATCCCGGAGAAGGGCAAGATCCTCACCGCCATTTCCAATTTCTGGTTCGACAAACTCGGCCATCTTATTCCCAACCACTTCACCGGCGACAAGGTCGAGGATGTGGTCCCGGCTGGCGAGTTGCCGTTGGTAGAAGGCCGTGCGGTGGTGGCCAAGCGCCTCAAGCCCGTGGCGGTGGAAGCCATCGTACGTGGCTATATCGTCGGCTCCGGGTGGAAGGAATATCAGAAGGCCGGGACCGTCTGCGGTATTCCTCTGCCGGCGGGCTTGAAGGAAGCGGCTAAGCTGCCGCAACCCATTTTCACCCCCTCGACCAAGGCCGCCGTGGGCGACCACGACGAGAACATCACTTTCGAACAATGCGAGTCCATCATCGGTAAGGCGCTGGCCGCTCAGGTGCGTGATACCTCGATAGCGCTGTATACCGCCGCGGTGGAATACGCAGCAACCCGCGGCATCATCATCGCCGACACCAAGTTCGAATTCGGCCTCGACGAAGAAGGCCGCCTGACCCTCATGGACGAAGTGCTGACGCCTGACTCCAGCCGCTTCTGGCCCGCTGACAGCTATCAGGAGGGCACCAACCCACCGAGCTTCGACAAGCAGTTCGTTCGTGACTGGCTTGAATCCACCGGCTGGAACAAGGAGCCGCCCGCGCCACCGGTACCTGCCGATGTCGCACAGAAGACCGCCGACAAATATCGCGAGGCCCTGACGCGCCTGACCGCTTGA
- a CDS encoding AraC family transcriptional regulator, translated as MTTGYDCDTRFIPAHHQPAVLIDLALSRGIDSHQLLRSSGLFYEDVVSGQARISPLQFLTLIGNAQRLLGAEDSSFLFGQRLLPGHYGEASHALTHACTLHQALEQLQQFRALLSPLLTPRLLLDGQQAYLYWTDSCGAGDQQRFLTEASLTAVVAMSRRLSGERLPWRFYLAYPQPRYVEQYWVHLGEQLTFASQMTMMSLPLEYLHKPWPGASAIAGQVAQQASCAQLESLGWPGSFIDQLYDHLYANIREPLNLERVASAFEMSPASLKRKLHKHGTGFQDQLDQVRKHVALYLYQMKGYSNEEVAGYLRFNDTTNFRRSFKRWTGLAPSALRQLLDS; from the coding sequence ATGACTACAGGCTACGATTGCGACACGCGCTTCATCCCCGCACACCATCAGCCAGCCGTGCTGATCGACCTGGCGCTGTCACGCGGGATCGACAGCCACCAGCTGCTGCGTAGCAGCGGGCTGTTCTATGAAGACGTCGTCAGCGGGCAGGCGCGGATCAGCCCCCTTCAATTTCTGACCCTGATTGGAAACGCGCAACGCTTGCTCGGCGCCGAAGACAGCAGCTTCCTGTTCGGCCAGCGTTTGCTGCCCGGCCACTACGGCGAGGCCAGCCACGCACTGACCCACGCCTGCACGCTGCATCAGGCGCTGGAACAGCTGCAGCAATTTCGCGCCCTGCTCAGCCCGCTACTGACGCCCCGCCTGCTGCTCGACGGGCAGCAGGCATACCTGTACTGGACCGACAGCTGTGGCGCAGGCGACCAGCAGCGCTTTCTCACCGAGGCCAGCCTGACCGCCGTGGTCGCGATGAGCAGACGGCTATCCGGCGAGCGACTGCCGTGGCGCTTTTACCTTGCCTATCCGCAACCGCGATATGTCGAGCAATATTGGGTGCATCTGGGCGAGCAGCTGACCTTCGCCAGTCAGATGACCATGATGAGTCTGCCGCTGGAATATCTGCACAAGCCTTGGCCCGGCGCTTCCGCTATCGCCGGACAGGTTGCGCAGCAGGCGAGTTGCGCACAGCTGGAAAGCCTTGGCTGGCCTGGCAGCTTTATCGATCAGCTGTACGACCATCTGTACGCGAATATTCGGGAGCCACTGAACCTGGAACGTGTCGCCAGTGCCTTCGAGATGAGCCCCGCGTCGCTCAAGCGCAAGCTGCACAAACACGGCACCGGCTTCCAGGACCAGCTCGATCAGGTCCGCAAGCATGTGGCGCTGTATCTCTACCAGATGAAGGGCTACAGCAACGAGGAGGTCGCCGGCTACCTACGCTTCAACGACACCACCAATTTCCGCCGCTCGTTCAAGCGCTGGACGGGCCTCGCGCCGAGCGCCCTGCGCCAGTTGCTCGACAGCTGA
- the ggt gene encoding gamma-glutamyltransferase, translating into MRSPLFVVLTVLLVVNSHAALGAKLEGAAVAAPDAYSAKVAAGVLSAGGNAVDAAVATAFTLAVTYPEAGNIGGGGFMTLYMDGKPYFLDYREVAPKAASKRMYLDDKGEVIENLSLVGAKAAGVPGTVLGLWDAHRRFGTLPWSELITPAIGYAREGFEVADQQFQYREDAIGLFNGTTNFEAYFGDMRPGINFQQPELAKTLERIADQGADDFYKGKTADLLVAQMQRDGGLITKDDLADYRTQWREPMRIDWRGKSLYTAPLPSSGGIALAQLIGIKEQRAADFKGVELNSARYIHLLAEIEKRVFADRADYLGDPDFSDVPVAHLTSPDYLARRAREINPTAISPTEQVRPGLEPRQTTHFSIVDAEGNAVSNTYTLNWDYGSGVVVQGAGFLLNDEMDDFSAKPGVANAFGVVGSDANAIEPGKRMLSSMSPSIVVQDGQVSLVLGTPGGSRIFTSIFQVLNNVYDFKLPLKEAVSAQRVHHQLLPKDTIYYDAYAPLTGEVADELKAMGYVLEDQGWSMGDIQAIRVDGQALQTASDPRGRGVGLVVKP; encoded by the coding sequence ATGCGTTCACCTCTCTTCGTCGTCTTGACCGTTTTGCTTGTCGTCAACAGCCACGCCGCCCTCGGCGCCAAACTCGAAGGTGCTGCAGTGGCAGCGCCGGACGCCTATAGCGCCAAGGTCGCGGCCGGTGTGCTCAGCGCCGGCGGCAATGCGGTGGACGCGGCCGTGGCAACCGCGTTCACGCTGGCGGTCACCTATCCGGAAGCCGGAAACATCGGTGGCGGTGGGTTCATGACGCTCTACATGGACGGCAAACCCTACTTTCTCGACTACCGGGAGGTGGCCCCCAAAGCAGCCAGCAAGCGTATGTACCTCGACGACAAGGGTGAGGTCATCGAGAACCTGAGTCTGGTCGGCGCCAAGGCGGCTGGCGTTCCCGGCACGGTGTTGGGCCTATGGGACGCCCACCGACGCTTCGGCACGCTGCCTTGGAGTGAACTGATCACGCCGGCGATCGGCTACGCGCGAGAAGGCTTCGAAGTGGCCGATCAGCAATTCCAATACCGCGAGGATGCCATCGGGCTGTTCAACGGTACGACCAACTTCGAGGCGTACTTCGGCGACATGCGTCCGGGGATCAATTTCCAACAGCCGGAATTGGCCAAGACGCTGGAGCGCATCGCCGATCAGGGCGCGGACGATTTCTACAAAGGCAAGACGGCCGACCTGCTGGTCGCACAAATGCAGCGTGACGGTGGGCTGATCACCAAGGACGACTTGGCCGACTACCGCACCCAGTGGCGCGAGCCAATGCGCATCGACTGGCGCGGCAAAAGCCTCTACACCGCGCCATTACCCAGCTCCGGCGGCATTGCGCTGGCCCAGCTGATCGGTATCAAGGAGCAGCGCGCCGCCGACTTCAAGGGCGTCGAGTTGAACTCGGCGCGCTACATTCATCTACTTGCTGAAATCGAGAAGCGGGTATTTGCCGACCGCGCCGATTACCTCGGCGACCCGGACTTCTCCGATGTGCCGGTCGCCCACCTGACCTCGCCGGATTATCTGGCGCGTCGAGCCCGCGAGATCAACCCGACGGCAATCTCGCCCACCGAGCAGGTACGGCCCGGACTGGAACCACGGCAGACCACACATTTCTCCATCGTCGATGCCGAAGGCAATGCTGTCAGCAACACCTACACGCTCAACTGGGACTACGGCAGCGGCGTGGTGGTCCAGGGGGCGGGTTTCCTGCTTAACGACGAGATGGATGATTTCAGTGCCAAACCGGGTGTAGCCAACGCGTTTGGTGTGGTGGGCAGTGACGCCAACGCCATCGAGCCAGGCAAACGCATGCTGTCCTCGATGAGCCCGAGCATCGTCGTTCAGGATGGACAGGTCAGTCTGGTCCTCGGCACGCCGGGTGGCTCACGGATATTCACTTCCATCTTCCAGGTGCTGAACAACGTCTACGACTTCAAGCTCCCGTTGAAGGAGGCCGTGTCGGCGCAACGCGTTCATCACCAGCTGCTGCCCAAGGACACCATTTACTACGACGCCTATGCGCCGCTGACAGGCGAAGTTGCCGATGAGCTGAAAGCCATGGGGTATGTTCTTGAGGATCAGGGTTGGTCGATGGGCGACATCCAGGCCATACGCGTGGACGGGCAGGCGCTGCAGACTGCATCGGATCCGCGCGGCCGCGGCGTTGGCCTCGTCGTCAAACCATGA